One Dama dama isolate Ldn47 chromosome 18, ASM3311817v1, whole genome shotgun sequence DNA window includes the following coding sequences:
- the TMEM229A gene encoding transmembrane protein 229A, translating into MAGSDANDQGPARRGGAARRPGAPGGRGSEAAASCPEPLSTAEAPAEGAALPAWMRLYFYGMHGVTLDVLLSAARRFARRPDLRMLGFSSPYRCLLHSLTHLALEKVYLQQRRCPSAFVFNFLLYPSAHVGLQTLAGALLRRVGGPGGAAAPGALDLAVQYVLALYHCQVFLKRFLRLRYQRRQQLRGAPLAPAGARAPATAGGRRRRPRGPRGAGGAPNQGLPGPLRFLFFGMHGFLDEIFFTFFFNLLGPGDGTSSGHTSLWSFFMYGSCSFAVEKLYFHLHYSRGWGAWKRVPFYVIFIYAWELSWGLGLRTWGACSWDYSHYPLNFMGLITLMYLPGWIFLSVYQDLLSNVLWRVKYVPTN; encoded by the coding sequence ATGGCCGGCAGCGACGCGAACGACCAGGGTCCCGCGCGGAGGGGCGGCGCGGCGAGGCGTCCGGGGGCCCCCGGAGGGCGGGGAAGCGAGGCTGCCGCCAGCTGCCCGGAGCCGCTGTCCACTGCTGAAGCGCCGGCCGAGGGCGCCGCGCTGCCCGCTTGGATGCGCCTCTACTTCTACGGGATGCACGGGGTCACCCTGGACGTGCTCCTGTCCGCGGCGCGGCGCTTCGCTCGCCGCCCAGACCTCCGGATGCTGGGCTTCTCCTCGCCCTACCGCTGCCTCCTGCACTCGCTCACCCACTTGGCCCTGGAGAAAGTCTACTTGCAGCAGCGGCGCTGCCCCAGCGCCTTCGTCTTCAATTTCCTCCTCTACCCTTCGGCCCACGTGGGGCTGCAGACCCTGGCTGGCGCGCTGCTCCGCCGGGTCGGCGGGCCGGGCGGCGCAGCGGCGCCGGGGGCGCTGGACTTGGCCGTGCAGTACGTGCTGGCTCTGTATCACTGCCAAGTGTTCCTGAAGCGCTTCCTGCGCTTGCGGTACCAGCGGCGGCAACAGCTGCGGGGCGCGCCCCTCGCCCCTGCCGGCGCCCGGGCCCCAGCGACAGCCGGTGGTCGGCGGCGGCGACCTCGCGGTCCCAGGGGCGCAGGGGGAGCCCCCAACCAGGGGCTGCCGGGCCCGCTCCGCTTCCTTTTCTTCGGAATGCACGGCTTTTTGGATGAGATCTTCTTCACCTTCTTCTTTAACCTGCTGGGGCCCGGGGACGGGACGAGCAGCGGCCACACGTCGCTCTGGTCCTTCTTTATGTACGGCAGCTGTAGTTTTGCGGTGGAAAAGCTCTATTTCCACCTCCACTACAGTCGGGGCTGGGGCGCCTGGAAGCGAGTACCCTTCTACGTGATCTTCATCTACGCGTGGGAGTTGTCCTGGGGCCTGGGACTCCGCACTTGGGGAGCCTGTTCCTGGGACTATTCTCACTATCCGCTCAATTTCATGGGCCTTATCACGCTGATGTATTTACCTGGTTGGATATTCCTTAGTGTGTACCAGGACCTACTTTCCAACGTGTTGTGGCGGGTGAAATACGTACCTACTaactaa